One Tolypothrix bouteillei VB521301 DNA window includes the following coding sequences:
- a CDS encoding isopentenyl phosphate kinase → MALVLIKLGGSLITDKEKPYTARPEVMQRLAREIHYIRAQNPNLKLIIGNGAGSFGHQSAKKYNTIEGFVSPSEKMGFCLVHQDVLDLNLLLAKIFLQTGLPVVSLPPVTMVVTENQKLIERNFSCIDNSLATDLIPLVFGDVVLDKEIGGTILSTDTLLAELAKYFLKQNQDKIILINAGDYPGVRDRKGDVISLITKSNYCEIETALGLSHSVDVTGGMKKKVEEFLAISSLGIDCWILDGSIPENLVRAVLGKPTSGTLIRAF, encoded by the coding sequence ATGGCTCTAGTACTAATAAAGCTGGGAGGGTCTCTCATTACAGATAAGGAAAAACCTTACACTGCTCGACCCGAAGTTATGCAACGATTGGCTAGAGAAATACATTATATACGGGCTCAAAATCCCAATCTCAAATTAATTATTGGCAATGGAGCGGGTTCTTTTGGTCATCAGTCGGCTAAGAAGTACAACACTATCGAGGGTTTTGTCTCTCCTTCTGAAAAAATGGGATTTTGCCTGGTACACCAAGATGTTTTAGACCTCAATCTCTTACTAGCTAAGATTTTTTTGCAAACAGGTCTACCAGTGGTTAGCTTACCTCCAGTAACAATGGTTGTGACTGAGAATCAAAAGCTAATAGAAAGAAATTTTTCATGCATAGATAACAGTTTAGCAACCGATTTAATTCCTTTAGTTTTTGGTGATGTTGTTCTGGATAAGGAAATTGGCGGTACTATCCTCTCTACAGATACTTTATTAGCAGAATTAGCTAAATATTTCCTCAAGCAAAATCAAGATAAAATTATTTTAATTAATGCTGGAGATTATCCGGGAGTTCGCGATCGAAAAGGAGACGTTATTTCTCTAATTACTAAAAGTAACTATTGTGAAATTGAAACCGCTTTAGGTTTAAGTCACTCAGTAGATGTCACTGGGGGAATGAAAAAGAAAGTAGAAGAGTTTTTAGCTATTTCTAGTTTGGGAATCGATTGCTGGATTCTTGATGGAAGTATTCCTGAAAATTTAGTTCGGGCTGTTTTAGGAAAACCAACTTCAGGTACTCTCATTCGAGCATTCTAA
- a CDS encoding YdcF family protein, producing the protein MFNLAMCVSEAYRQYHSVNQWLGLKATLSQWLTTPVVIVLPLLFLVLLPWIFPRLRWKRIISTLGVLLLVVYFSATFPLTIAVAKKGLVAFIPPDSGTGVDAIVVLGRGKPFRRSRVEVAAELWKARRAPLIFASGSGDGSEIVEQLKEKGIPASALSEEHCSETTRENALFTASELQPRGVKRILLVTDPPHMLRSLLTFQSLGFEVTPHTSPVPSGLSSSKTAVLLFYEYMGLVSYGLQGRFLPQNGKEIAPPVAKVKNLQTLGNL; encoded by the coding sequence ATGTTCAACTTAGCTATGTGCGTTAGCGAAGCTTACCGACAGTATCATTCTGTAAATCAGTGGCTTGGTCTAAAGGCGACACTTTCTCAATGGCTGACAACACCTGTTGTTATCGTGTTACCACTCTTGTTTCTCGTTTTATTACCTTGGATTTTTCCCCGACTGCGTTGGAAACGCATCATCAGTACTTTGGGAGTGTTGTTACTGGTTGTATACTTTAGCGCCACTTTTCCACTCACGATCGCAGTTGCAAAAAAAGGATTAGTTGCTTTTATTCCCCCTGACTCTGGTACCGGTGTAGATGCAATTGTTGTACTGGGACGGGGGAAACCTTTTAGAAGGTCGCGAGTGGAAGTTGCTGCTGAACTTTGGAAAGCCCGTCGCGCACCTTTGATTTTTGCTAGCGGTTCAGGTGATGGTTCTGAAATTGTCGAGCAACTTAAAGAAAAAGGTATTCCCGCTTCCGCGTTAAGCGAGGAGCATTGTTCTGAAACGACTAGAGAAAATGCGCTCTTCACCGCATCAGAATTACAACCAAGAGGAGTCAAGAGAATTTTGTTGGTAACCGATCCCCCTCACATGTTGCGATCGCTACTCACTTTTCAAAGTCTGGGGTTTGAAGTCACTCCACATACTAGCCCCGTACCAAGTGGGTTATCTTCAAGTAAAACCGCAGTGCTTTTGTTTTATGAGTATATGGGCTTAGTGAGCTACGGTTTACAAGGGCGATTTTTACCTCAAAATGGAAAAGAGATTGCTCCACCCGTTGCAAAGGTCAAAAACTTGCAAACTCTGGGGAATTTGTAA
- a CDS encoding DUF6918 family protein: MGLCDGLSNPNKKDRVVADCTKLLDEQVASMGGVSGLALKAGYAAVKGIAPTYCTGAIERILPQSLTALDPIWNEGVQTGDPVAHLVQNRTRTADALLSVTDERIEKSQNTTVKGVYSKLRSSAKKHVEEAVPGLAKVIDSYTKN; the protein is encoded by the coding sequence ATGGGGCTTTGTGATGGTCTTTCAAACCCAAATAAAAAGGATCGGGTTGTAGCTGATTGTACAAAGTTGCTAGACGAACAAGTTGCATCAATGGGAGGCGTTTCTGGGTTAGCTTTGAAAGCTGGCTACGCTGCGGTTAAAGGAATTGCGCCCACGTATTGCACGGGTGCTATTGAAAGGATTCTACCGCAATCCCTCACAGCACTCGATCCCATTTGGAATGAGGGTGTACAAACAGGAGACCCAGTCGCACACTTAGTTCAAAATCGTACTCGTACCGCAGACGCGTTGCTCAGTGTTACAGATGAAAGGATCGAAAAAAGCCAAAACACAACCGTGAAAGGCGTATATAGCAAACTCCGCAGTTCGGCTAAGAAGCACGTGGAGGAAGCAGTACCGGGCTTAGCTAAGGTAATTGATAGTTACACTAAGAACTAA